The following DNA comes from Lentibacillus sp. Marseille-P4043.
AAGCACACTGGAGAAAACACCGCCAGAACTCGCAGCCGATATTATGGATCGCGGGATTGTCCTTACCGGTGGAGGATCATTATTACGGAATTTAGATCAAGTCATAAGTGATGAGACAAAAATGCCTGTATTTGTAACGGAAGATGCGCTTGATAGTGTGGCAATTGGTACAGGTAAATCATTAGAATACATTCAACATTTCCGCAGCCATCCGAATGTGTCATCTCGTCCTACTATTGAATAGGTTGTGTTTTTATGCCGTCTTTTCGAAAAAAACGATTATTTATTATCTTGATTGGTATCATTATTCTTGTTGCTTTAATCGGTTATTCACTTCGGGATAGAGAAAATTTATCTACACCTGAACAATTTATCAAAGACTCCGTTGGATGGGCGCAGAGCGTTATACACACACCGGTTAAATTTTTAACGAACATTTTTACGAATATTGATGATCTCAAGGATACGTATAAGGAAAATCAGTTGTTAAAAGAAAAATTATCACAGTATAAAGGACTTATTTATGAGGTTCAGGAAATTAAAACAGAAAATGAAGAACTACGTAAAACATTAGACAAGACAGAATCTATTAGAGATTTCGATCCTATCCAAGCGACAGTTATGTCACGAACACCTGAACGTTGGGTTGATCAAGTAACGATCAATAAAGGAAAACAAGATGGCGTTGAAAAAAATATGGCTGTTATTACTGCGGATGGGATGATTGGAAAAATACAGACTAGATCGCAGTTCACGTCTACTGTTCAATTGCTTACGGGTTTTGATCAATTCAATCGTATATCAGCGACAATTTCCCGTGAGGAAGGGAAAGACATATTTGGCTTAATTGAAGAATTTGATGAAGAGAGTAATTCATTATT
Coding sequences within:
- the mreC gene encoding rod shape-determining protein MreC, which codes for MPSFRKKRLFIILIGIIILVALIGYSLRDRENLSTPEQFIKDSVGWAQSVIHTPVKFLTNIFTNIDDLKDTYKENQLLKEKLSQYKGLIYEVQEIKTENEELRKTLDKTESIRDFDPIQATVMSRTPERWVDQVTINKGKQDGVEKNMAVITADGMIGKIQTRSQFTSTVQLLTGFDQFNRISATISREEGKDIFGLIEEFDEESNSLLFKIIEESDKDLKKGELVVSSGMGGVFPAGLPIGTVKEVVPDQYGLTRTALVKPAANMYEINHVIVVDRKLTDNEENDQEDKE